The Malus domestica chromosome 10, GDT2T_hap1 nucleotide sequence AAAGTAAATTTCTATACAACTAGAGCAAATGTCAGAGCCGGGACGGATGACAACAACTTTTAAAAGCAACTTATGACACAACAAGAGCCTCACTTCGtcattgaaaaaaaacaaaagtaggAAAATTGTTATATACTGCTAGTTTATGATCAATATGCTACTTTCAAATATGTGATTAAAGCCAACCAACAAGGTGCCGACATGGGAATTGATTCAAAACACATCATAAACAGCATTTAAGAATCCATTCAGACACTCATCTAGTGTCTTGCAAAATAACCATTTTTCCAAAATgccacaaacaaaaacaaactaataCAGATAAAGCATGTATAAAGATCCAACCTGGAGAACCCAATGGGCACAGCTGAGGAACCTGGCGACACCTAGTGCAAACACATAATGAGCTGTGAATGGCTCAACAATCTGAAAgtataaatataaaatgaatCATCATGTAAGCAAGCAGTCAAAGCTGTGAAACCATAAACATTCAAGTTTTTCATTCTATGAAATCTGACCTTTGTGTTTTGCATGACCCGCAACTGGGGCAGTACAGAAACGGCTTCCAGATACACACAAAATGCCCAGGAAATCCTGTTCAGCAAATGATGAGAAGTTGATGGATGAATAAACAAGGCTAACAGAGCACATGGTACCACctggataaaataaaaaaagaaattagtagCAGAAAGAACGCAACTTATTCATAACAACTAGTAAGCAACTTAATATTTTGGTCAAGAATAAACTTCATGATGCATCATCACAGAAAAATGAAGTCAATCAACTTTATAAATGTAAGCATTCCCCTTCACATATACTTTTAGAAATGTAAGAATCCCCTTCACATATAACACTTCATTGTAAAATAGAAAGAACGACGAAGATAACAATGATGAAGAGAGAAACTTACGACATAATATATTGCGAAGTTGTCTTTATCCTCCATGTAACTAGACTTCAAGTTGAACCGGATCATATAAATAACCCAGAGGGTCGTCACCAGGGTAGCTAAATCTAGCAGGGTGTGTATATCATATTCCATAACAACACTACAATATAATCTCACAGCTAAAAACATAGCTGTTAATTCCTGCGTTTTGAGTGATAGGCCTGCAAACAATTCCATTATCTTCCAATCAAACTTCCACGAGTTTCTTGGCCCAAAACATATTCAACACGTTGGTAaaacaaggaaaagaaacacaagTCTAGTTCCTCATTTCTAAACTGATAGAatcatgaaattattttgaaacaaTTATATCACCAACCAACAAAACCCAGATTTTTTTTCACGAAAATAAATCAAGCccagatttttttttggttaagcAACAAAACCTAGATTTTCCTTCCATTGACAACAATTTTCTCACAAACCAAACAAACCCAATACAGGAAACTTTGCATGCGAAATTCCactaatataaaacaaaaattaataataatccCCCATTCCCCACAACAGAAAAGCAAGTACCAAAGTCGACtcagcaaaaaaataaaaatcaattgCATCAACAATccctaaaatcccaaattttccACCCATTAAAAAAAGACCTAAAAAGCTCGAAACTTTACCAGCGCAAGTCTTCTCCTTCATAAGCTTGTAGATAAGAACGGAGATTCCAATCGAGTGCACAGCCTCAGCTGCAACGAAGAGATTGTCATGATCGTGGACGATGAATCGGAGCAGAACCAGCGCCGCCATGCCCGAAACGACGGCCAGAAAGGCCTGAACTTTGGACGGCTGGCGTCGCGCCCATGTCCATATGGTGTGGATCGGCCTCCTCGGAGCCCTCAtgaggttttgtttttgtttttgtttttgtttttgtttttcttttcccccTTTGTAATTTTCCCGGCCCCTTGATTTTCCCGGAAAGTTTGATGTGGAGGAGAGGAAGTGAGGTAAAACTAATTaatgtgagttgttgtggtgCGGAAGCAGGATCCCtcaagttagagagagagagattttcatttcttaattgCACTGTTTTGTAATGGGAAAGGAGAGACCATTTTTGTTCCGGTATTAATAAAAGAACATGTACGACATGTTTTACATGTCGTTTTAGTTGAATGTCAATGTGGCGTGTGGTCAGTGGATTGGATGACAAGGCACTGTCTTGAGAGAAAACATTGACGCTCAGTTGCTTAGCACAAAGAACCGTAACGTAATCAAAATATggaattaattacttaaattaaagGAGATTATtatgaagtgctaataacaattttcaaattaaattatatgATATCGAATCACTTAGTaatacggtctagtagtattcatcttcacctGTAAGTGCGAGATTTTAGATTTGATTGTCGtcaaagttgaatttgaattatattattgATAGCCCATTGTAAAGTTAAGTCTatcccttagtatagataatttttttttggaacaaacgatattatctacattaaaggggtggggagtgggctaagcctcacactAGGCTaaccataataatgtggttcaaatatacctttggcgaaaatcgaacctaagacatctcacttgcaagtgaaaaagaatactaCTAGATTATAATATCAAGTGACATGAGAAGAAATCTATCAAAAATGTATATTGTACAGTATTTACATTTGATAAGGAAGGAAAGAGTTAAATCTCTAAAcgacaaaatatttatttagcTCAGCGGTGAGCATGAGTATGGTGATCGTAGAAGTAGGCTAGAGATGCAACCCTCATttgaaaccaaataaaaaaaatttgtatttgATTATAAACCAATCTCTAAGTTGACAACAGGAATTACCAAATAAGGAACAAACACATGGGATACACCAATCAGAATATGCCACCTTGACATTGTGATGGTGTTCATCCATTACATTCAATATTGCACATGGGCTAAAAGTGCTTATGTGGCTCAAGTCTTTGTCAGGGAAAAGTCCCTGGCATCAAATCTCACCTCTACAAGGCAGTAATGACATAATATGGAATCCATCACAATCAGACACAGATGGAGAAAAAACCtacgataaaaaaaaataaaaaaacccaaagGTTTTGCACTAGGGAAAGGACATTCTACAAGCATACTACTACGAACAAGTAgcttatttaaaattaaagaagTAAGGAGCTGCTACTACATCAAATTCTTGGTCCCCCATCAACGCCCCTAACCCCTAAACCAAACCCTTGTGCCGATTAGGTCATAGGTTGACCGCGATTGAATTAGCAAGTCCATGAATTTGATCTCCTCATTACCGGCTTCATCTGTTTGTCATCCTCAAGCACTATCATACCCAAATGAGATGGATTTTCCAACATTATCTTTGCGACCAAATATCCTGCAACTGACCAGGTAACGATCAAGAAAGGGCAGAGCCAagatttttttcatgggtgagctagcaaaaataattacCATAAagtaacataatttttttgttccTACGTAAAATTATATAATGGCACGTCTAGCAATCGGGCCGCCCGGTCTTGATGGATGCAGCAGTGAGAAGCTATAAGAGCACTGTACAGACCACAACGACAACATGTTACTTGGCCAGAAAACAAAAATGGCACCAAATATAACTTATCATTACCGCATCATTTAATTATGAGGGTAAGCACTAAGAAGTATAGGCAGGTGTGTCTGTATCACAGTAATCACCCtttaaaaacagaaaaaatacTACCTTTTTTATCTCAGTCTATCGCTAATAACTCATGATCAAGGGAGGGGAAGGAGGATGGGGAGGAGGGGAAGGAGGATGGGGAGGAGAGGAGgcgtttttctgtttttttaccACTCTATTGTTATCTGACATATTGGACGGGATGGTTCCGATAAACAGTCAGCATTTACGTTATGAGTTTGTGCAGAGGAGAATATAGTGTGAAAGCATACCTGGCCAAGAGCCTCCGTTGTGGTAGTTCCATCAAGTATTTTTGGAAACGCAGCCTGTTACAATCTTCCGTTCATGATTTTCTATTGCTGGATAACAATCCTTTAGTGGCGTTACTCCTGCCAATTCCTCCCATCGTGATTCTATGAGATCCATTATTGCCATGGATTCTTCAGGGGTTGCCAAGGATGAAAGAATCGCTAAACAATTACCCAGGCAAAACCAACGGGAATCTATTCTGGCAGGACTGATATTCCTAAAAAAGTAACCACCACGAGTTGGCATAAAATCAAAGACCCAGTCCGGAAGAGAAACTGGTATCGCATTGAACTTGTTGACCGCTGTATGTGAGTACTCTTCAGTTTTATATCGATATATGTCATTTAACTGCTTAAAGTCTACCAAAAGTAACTTCTCATGTGATAGCTCAAGGCATGAAGGCGTTTGACATGCGCTCTATAAACTCAATAGAAATTTGTAATGAGAATAATTTATGTGTATTGCATTGTGCAAAGTCTTACAGCATATATACAGTTTACATATGATACGATCCACTATTCTAGGACCTATTCTAGGTAAGTTGTTTTCATGACAGCAATTACAAGATGTAATCAAATCAGTTGTGATTCTTTCcttcaatactccccctcaagttagAGTGGATATTGATCACTCCTAACTTGTCCAGCAACGTTGAAAACTGATTTGAACTCAGGGGCTTTGTAAAAATGTCTGCTGGTTGTTCCTTGGTTCTTATATGTTCTGTTTGAATCAATCCTTTTTGCACTTTCTCTCTTACAACATGGCAGTCTATTTCTATATGCTTGGTCCTTTCATGGAACACAGGATTACATGCTATGTGTAGTGCGGCCTTGTTATCACAGAACAACTTGATTGGCTGCAAATGTTGAACATTCAAGTCTTTCAAAATGTATTGCAACCATGTTATCTCACAACAAGCAGTGGCCATAGAACGAtactcagcttctgcacttgAACATGAGACCGTACtctatttctttgttttccatGAAATGGGAGCATGTCCAAGGAAGATGCAATAACCCGTTATTGACCTTCTAGTGTCTTTGCAACGCGCCCAATCCGCATCACAATATGCTCTTAATTCCAATGACCCTTTTGAAGGTAGGAAAATGCCCTGACCTGGCGTCTGCTTGAGGTATCTCAACACCTTGTGAGCGGCATCTAAGTGAGGTTGTCTTGGTTTATCCATGAACTGACTAAGTATATGAACTGCATACACAAGGTCCGGTCTTGTGATTGTCAGATAAATGAGGCGTCCAACAAGATTTCGATATTGAGATGCGTCTTCTAACAATCTTCCACCGTCTTGTGTCAGGGTTATATTTTGATCAACTGGAAAACGTGAAGGTCTTGCACCAAGGAATCCTGTGTCTTCAAGTATTtccaatgcatactttctttgaCTTAATGCAATGCCATGCTTGGACCTCGCTacttccaacccaagaaaatatttcaacTGTCCCATATCCTTCAGTTTGAAGTGGCTTGATAGAAAGCTTTTGGTCCTCATAATATATACCATCTAAACTATTGCCTACGAGAATTACATCGTCCACATAAACCAATAAAACTGTAAAGATACCTTGATGGCTTTAGACAAACATGGAATAATCAGACCATGATTGTTTGAAACCGGCTGACTTGAGGGCTGAGGAGAGCTTCAAAAACCATTGCCTGGAGGCTTGCTTCAAGCTGTATAATGATTTGTGTAACTTACAAACCTTATTCTCCTCCTTGTGTTCGAAGCCAGGAGGAAGTTGCATGTACACATCTTCATGGAGGTCTCCATTGAGGAACGCATTATTCACATCGAGTTGGTGTAGATGCCAATTTTGTTGAGCTGCGATACTGAACAAGACTCGAACGATGGTGAGCTTAGCAACTGGCGCAAACGTTTCCCTATAATCAAAGCTTTCCACTTGGCTGTAACCCTTGGCCACTAACCGGGCCTTATAGCGTTCAATGGTTCCATTAGGGTTGTACTTGATTTTGTACACTCATTTACAACCAATTGGTCGTTTATGAGCCGGTAGTGGAACTAGGCTCCATGTTTTGTTAGCTTGCAGTGCTTGAACCTCGAGCCGCATCGCTTCTCTCCACTTTAAGTCTTTAAAGGCCTGAGTAAAAGATGTAAGTTCTCTTTACAGGGTAATATTAGTAGTAAAGGTTTGATGAGGAGAAGAAAGATTGGCATAAGAAAGAACATGTGAGAGACTATGAGCCGTACCAGGAGTTGTGACCGCATTCGAAGAAGACAACGGAGCGAGACATGAGGGGAGGGCTGCATCAATGTGAAAGTCCTGCAATGCGGTAGGGAGCTTTGTAGCATGAGAAGACTTGCATGGTCGTGGTGGAGATTGTTCTGGAGGCAAAGGTGATTGAATGTGATCAGAGGAGATTGGGTCCAAGTTAGGAAGGGTGATATTAGAGGATACGGGTTCTGTAGATGAGATAGATGTGGAAGGAGAATGATTATGATGATGCTCAGCGGAAGACGGGGGATTGTGAGAGATTGGAGGTGGAGAGTGACGTGTGGGACTTGAAGTAGGAATTGTAGGAATTTAAGGATTATCATAATGGGCTAGATGAGTTAGAGAAGGGAACAAATCAGTATTTTGGGGTGGAAAAAATT carries:
- the LOC114827621 gene encoding uncharacterized protein — encoded protein: MRAPRRPIHTIWTWARRQPSKVQAFLAVVSGMAALVLLRFIVHDHDNLFVAAEAVHSIGISVLIYKLMKEKTCAGLSLKTQELTAMFLAVRLYCSVVMEYDIHTLLDLATLVTTLWVIYMIRFNLKSSYMEDKDNFAIYYVVVPCALLALFIHPSTSHHLLNRISWAFCVYLEAVSVLPQLRVMQNTKIVEPFTAHYVFALGVARFLSCAHWVLQVLDTRGHLLVALGYGLWPSMVLISEIVQTFILADFCYYYIKSVFGGQLVLRLPSGVV